The [Bacillus] selenitireducens MLS10 genome includes a region encoding these proteins:
- a CDS encoding SurA N-terminal domain-containing protein, with translation MKRWTLGLFLIALTGCAANAEDPSYVIATLDGETITMEDYFFRYTDPSMIEEYLKERVMIKEAEDLGITVSEDEVNASRQMLFPDSDAEERLAFWEDRAFIDEQAERLDMDELAYFKEWEEKMYRSQLFVDAYVEEVFGGFPEDTDEMQALGEEIDAHIDTLFDTYQEEYRLEME, from the coding sequence ATGAAACGATGGACTTTGGGCCTGTTCCTCATTGCGCTCACCGGCTGTGCGGCGAATGCGGAGGATCCATCGTACGTGATTGCGACCCTGGACGGAGAAACCATTACCATGGAGGATTATTTTTTCCGTTATACAGATCCGTCGATGATAGAAGAATATCTGAAAGAACGGGTCATGATAAAGGAAGCAGAAGACCTCGGGATCACCGTATCAGAGGACGAGGTGAATGCATCGAGGCAGATGCTGTTCCCGGATTCCGATGCAGAAGAACGGTTGGCCTTCTGGGAGGACCGGGCTTTCATCGATGAACAGGCAGAGCGCCTTGATATGGATGAGCTTGCCTACTTTAAGGAATGGGAAGAGAAAATGTACCGGTCCCAGCTGTTTGTGGACGCATACGTGGAAGAGGTGTTCGGCGGTTTTCCTGAGGACACAGATGAGATGCAAGCCCTCGGTGAGGAGATCGACGCACATATTGATACGCTTTTTGATACGTATCAGGAAGAGTACAGGCTTGAGATGGAGTAG
- a CDS encoding ring-cleaving dioxygenase encodes MHRIAGHHHISMITKRAIPNNRFYQEVLGLRRVKVTVNQDEPSMYHLFYGDKTGSPGTELSFFEIPKVGRTYRGTNAITRIGLLVPSEASLRYWEARFDTHGVTHDGITTYAGHRALPFEDPEGLRLVLLLSNGQKVDHWETWSESDLPDRHQIQGMGSVEMTVRDLDALADTLTGLFGYTEVSRTDQEAVFQSVEGEVFGEIVGVEQDGPAEKPGRGSVHHLAIRVQDDEALAYWEEKVREWGFQTAGIVDRYYFKSLYFKETNGIVFEIATDGSGFAIDGNGATLGEQLDLPPFLEGRRKEIERKLTPFFE; translated from the coding sequence ATGCACCGCATTGCCGGTCATCACCATATATCCATGATTACAAAACGCGCTATCCCAAATAACCGGTTCTATCAGGAGGTTCTCGGCCTGCGCCGGGTGAAAGTGACCGTCAATCAGGATGAACCGTCCATGTACCATCTGTTTTACGGAGACAAAACAGGGAGTCCCGGAACGGAGCTGTCCTTCTTTGAGATTCCGAAAGTCGGACGGACTTACCGGGGCACGAATGCGATCACCCGCATCGGCCTTCTTGTGCCGTCGGAAGCGAGCCTTCGGTATTGGGAGGCGCGCTTTGACACGCATGGTGTCACCCATGACGGCATCACAACCTATGCCGGACACCGGGCGCTCCCTTTTGAAGATCCGGAAGGGCTGCGGCTCGTCCTGCTTCTCTCCAACGGGCAAAAGGTCGACCATTGGGAAACCTGGTCTGAGTCGGATTTGCCCGACCGGCATCAGATTCAGGGGATGGGCAGCGTCGAGATGACCGTCCGGGACCTGGATGCACTCGCAGATACATTGACGGGGCTGTTTGGTTACACAGAAGTGTCGCGAACAGATCAAGAAGCGGTCTTTCAGTCTGTGGAAGGGGAGGTTTTCGGCGAAATTGTAGGTGTCGAACAGGACGGACCTGCGGAGAAACCGGGGCGGGGGAGCGTTCATCACCTCGCAATTCGGGTACAAGACGATGAAGCGCTGGCGTATTGGGAAGAAAAAGTCCGGGAATGGGGCTTTCAGACGGCAGGGATCGTCGACCGCTACTACTTTAAGAGCCTGTATTTCAAAGAGACGAACGGCATCGTCTTTGAAATCGCCACTGATGGTTCCGGTTTTGCCATTGACGGGAATGGTGCCACCCTTGGTGAGCAGCTCGATTTGCCTCCTTTCCTTGAAGGAAGGCGAAAAGAGATTGAAAGAAAACTGACGCCGTTTTTTGAGTGA
- a CDS encoding alpha/beta hydrolase has protein sequence MAVIWEHKWKILLGVALAITAIIWLLLRSYPAGSLADDAMAGEWSDVKDENGAIRFIAEGEPLGHVMYYPGGLVRPESYSYLASQLAEAGVETWVIPMPLNLAVLGISRGEQALGLIGGSPVVIGGHSLGGAMAARFAKDHEDQLDGVFFHGAYPDEGGRLDGTSLSVLSIQMEEDRVLNSESYEEGLGYMPDAFFEEWIEGGNHASFGDYGPQRGDGEATISHEEAVEQIVDLTVDWLESLQ, from the coding sequence GTGGCAGTAATCTGGGAACATAAATGGAAGATCCTTCTCGGTGTCGCCTTGGCAATTACGGCCATCATCTGGCTGTTATTACGGTCTTATCCGGCTGGTTCGCTCGCAGACGATGCGATGGCGGGCGAATGGAGCGATGTGAAAGACGAGAACGGTGCGATCCGGTTTATCGCGGAAGGAGAGCCGCTTGGTCATGTCATGTATTACCCGGGCGGGCTCGTCAGACCGGAATCTTATTCATATCTTGCGTCGCAATTGGCGGAAGCAGGGGTTGAAACCTGGGTGATTCCGATGCCGCTGAATCTGGCGGTACTTGGCATATCGAGGGGTGAACAGGCGCTGGGATTGATCGGGGGAAGTCCGGTCGTCATCGGTGGCCATTCTCTCGGTGGTGCCATGGCTGCGAGGTTTGCCAAGGACCATGAGGACCAACTTGACGGGGTGTTTTTTCACGGGGCCTATCCTGATGAGGGCGGACGCCTTGACGGAACGTCTCTTTCCGTCCTTTCCATTCAGATGGAAGAGGACCGGGTGTTAAACAGCGAGAGCTATGAAGAAGGACTCGGATATATGCCTGATGCCTTTTTCGAAGAGTGGATCGAAGGCGGCAATCATGCTTCTTTCGGTGATTACGGGCCGCAGCGGGGAGACGGGGAGGCCACGATCAGCCACGAGGAAGCGGTTGAACAGATTGTGGATCTCACCGTGGATTGGCTTGAATCACTCCAATAA
- the glmS gene encoding glutamine--fructose-6-phosphate transaminase (isomerizing), whose product MCGIVGYAGTAAANEILLKGLERLEYRGYDSAGIALVNGDGVHVYKEKGRIAILRDSMDQAQPGPVGIGHTRWATHGAPSQVNAHPHQSRSGRFTLVHNGVIENYEYVQREYLADVEMVSDTDTEIIVQLIEKFANEDGMQTEEAFRKTLSLLKGSYATALLDELNPETIYVGKNKSPLLVGLADGVNVVASDAMAMLQVTNEFVEIMDGEMVIVTRDDVQIKSVDGDTVTRDSYIAEIDSTDIEKGTYPHFMLKEIEEQPFTMRNIITKYKDENENIKLDEHIRQAVLDADRIYIIAAGTSFNAGLVGKEMIEKIAQIPVETHIASEFLYNMPILSQNPLFIFISQSGETADCRGVLVNVKELGHKTLTITNVPGSTLSREADYTLHTYAGPEIAVASTKAYTAQMAVLAILSVDTARAKGIEIDFDPMQQLGIVANAMDIFMEKKDELEQMARDYLSVTRNCFYIGRGMDYHVCMEASLKLKEISYIQAEGFAGGELKHGTIALIEEGTPVVGLATQESVHLNLRGNMKEVVARGANPLMISMEGFEEADDKIVIPRVHELFTPLVSVIPMQFIAYYAALHRGCDVDKPRNLAKSVTVE is encoded by the coding sequence ATGTGTGGAATCGTAGGTTATGCAGGAACAGCTGCAGCAAATGAAATCTTATTAAAAGGACTTGAACGTCTTGAATACCGGGGCTATGACTCCGCCGGTATCGCGCTCGTGAATGGAGACGGGGTTCACGTATACAAGGAGAAGGGCCGGATTGCCATTCTCCGTGATTCCATGGACCAGGCCCAGCCGGGACCGGTCGGGATCGGACATACACGCTGGGCGACTCACGGCGCACCAAGCCAGGTCAACGCCCACCCGCATCAGAGCAGATCCGGACGCTTCACCCTCGTTCATAACGGGGTTATCGAGAACTATGAGTATGTGCAGCGCGAGTATCTTGCGGATGTGGAGATGGTCAGTGATACCGATACGGAGATCATCGTCCAGCTGATTGAGAAGTTCGCTAATGAAGACGGCATGCAGACGGAAGAAGCGTTCAGAAAGACGCTCAGCCTGCTGAAAGGATCTTATGCGACGGCACTCCTTGATGAGCTGAATCCGGAAACGATCTATGTAGGGAAGAACAAAAGCCCGCTTCTCGTCGGTCTTGCCGATGGCGTGAACGTGGTGGCAAGTGACGCCATGGCTATGCTTCAGGTGACCAATGAATTCGTCGAGATCATGGACGGTGAGATGGTCATCGTGACCCGTGACGACGTGCAGATTAAGAGCGTTGACGGCGACACAGTTACCCGTGATTCCTATATTGCAGAGATCGATTCAACGGATATTGAGAAAGGCACATACCCGCACTTCATGCTCAAGGAGATTGAGGAGCAGCCGTTTACGATGCGAAATATCATTACGAAATATAAAGATGAGAACGAGAACATTAAGCTTGATGAGCATATCCGGCAGGCTGTACTTGATGCGGACCGTATTTACATCATTGCGGCCGGAACGAGCTTTAATGCCGGACTCGTCGGAAAAGAAATGATTGAAAAGATTGCACAGATCCCTGTGGAAACGCATATTGCCAGTGAATTTCTCTACAATATGCCGATCCTCAGTCAGAACCCACTCTTTATTTTTATCTCGCAGAGCGGTGAAACAGCGGACTGCCGCGGTGTGCTCGTGAATGTGAAGGAGCTTGGTCACAAGACCCTGACGATTACGAACGTGCCTGGATCGACCCTGTCCCGTGAAGCGGACTATACCCTGCATACCTATGCAGGTCCTGAAATTGCCGTCGCCTCAACGAAGGCCTATACGGCCCAAATGGCGGTGCTTGCCATTCTGTCGGTGGATACCGCGAGAGCGAAAGGCATTGAGATTGACTTCGATCCGATGCAACAGCTCGGTATTGTTGCCAACGCCATGGACATCTTCATGGAGAAGAAAGACGAGCTTGAACAGATGGCCCGCGATTATCTCAGCGTCACGCGCAACTGCTTCTACATCGGACGCGGTATGGACTATCACGTCTGCATGGAAGCATCCCTGAAGCTCAAGGAGATTTCCTACATCCAGGCAGAAGGATTTGCCGGTGGGGAACTGAAGCACGGCACAATTGCCCTTATTGAAGAAGGCACTCCTGTTGTCGGGCTCGCCACACAGGAATCGGTACACCTGAATCTGCGTGGCAATATGAAGGAAGTCGTTGCCCGTGGAGCGAACCCGCTGATGATCAGCATGGAAGGCTTCGAAGAGGCGGATGACAAGATCGTCATTCCGCGCGTGCACGAGCTCTTCACCCCGCTTGTCAGCGTCATTCCGATGCAGTTTATTGCTTATTACGCAGCCCTTCACAGAGGCTGCGACGTGGATAAGCCAAGAAACCTGGCAAAATCCGTCACCGTCGAGTAA
- the ahpF gene encoding alkyl hydroperoxide reductase subunit F — MVLDNAITQQLKQYLDLLEGDLTFKLDAGSDANSDKLAGFVREVASMSPRITVEEASLARTPSFTVTRTGENTGVTFAGVPLGHEFTSFVLAILQVSGRPPKVEEETLNQMKQLEGDFTFETYVSLSCQNCPEVVQALNMLSAVNPGVTNTMIDGAAFKDEVEARDVMAVPAVYLNGEFLGGGRMTIEDILEKLGQGTDASELDAKDPFDVLVVGGGPAGASAAVYASRKGIRTGVVAERFGGQVQDTMSIENFISVKKTEGPKLVASLEEHVRDYSVDIMKSQRVKAVDKKDLFEVTLENGAVLKSKSVILSTGARWRNVGVPGEEAFKNNGVAYCPHCDGPLFEGKDVSVIGGGNSGVEAAIDLAGIVNHVYLLEFMPELKADEVLQKKLHSLPNVTVITNAQTTEITGDKKVNGISYKDRVTEEDRHIPLQGVFVQIGLVPNTEFLDDSIETTRMGEIVVDQHGATNVPGLFAAGDCTNTPYKQIIISMGSGATASLGAFDYLIRSEEPVVSV; from the coding sequence ATGGTACTCGACAACGCCATTACTCAACAGCTGAAACAGTATCTCGACCTCCTCGAAGGGGACTTGACGTTCAAGCTTGACGCAGGCAGCGACGCCAATTCAGACAAACTCGCGGGCTTTGTCCGTGAGGTGGCGTCGATGTCGCCACGCATTACCGTCGAAGAAGCAAGCCTTGCGCGTACGCCAAGCTTTACCGTCACACGGACGGGCGAGAACACCGGCGTCACCTTCGCCGGCGTTCCCCTCGGACACGAGTTCACATCGTTTGTCCTTGCGATCCTCCAGGTAAGCGGACGGCCGCCGAAAGTGGAGGAGGAAACACTCAATCAAATGAAACAGCTTGAAGGCGACTTTACGTTTGAGACGTACGTCAGCCTCAGCTGCCAAAACTGTCCGGAAGTCGTTCAGGCTCTGAATATGCTCAGTGCCGTCAACCCAGGCGTCACGAACACCATGATCGACGGCGCCGCATTTAAAGACGAAGTGGAAGCCCGTGACGTCATGGCCGTACCCGCCGTCTATCTGAACGGTGAATTCTTAGGCGGCGGACGCATGACCATCGAAGACATCCTTGAAAAGCTCGGTCAAGGGACCGATGCCTCCGAACTCGACGCAAAAGATCCGTTCGATGTCCTCGTCGTCGGCGGCGGTCCCGCAGGCGCGAGTGCGGCCGTGTACGCCTCAAGAAAAGGGATCCGCACCGGAGTTGTCGCCGAGCGTTTTGGCGGACAGGTGCAGGATACGATGAGCATCGAGAACTTCATCAGTGTCAAAAAGACCGAAGGACCGAAGCTTGTCGCGAGCCTTGAAGAGCACGTCCGTGATTACAGCGTGGATATCATGAAGAGCCAGCGCGTCAAAGCCGTTGATAAGAAGGATCTCTTTGAGGTCACCCTTGAGAACGGCGCAGTCCTTAAAAGCAAAAGCGTCATCCTCTCCACCGGTGCCCGCTGGCGAAACGTCGGGGTTCCGGGTGAAGAAGCATTCAAAAATAACGGTGTCGCTTACTGCCCGCACTGTGACGGCCCGCTCTTTGAAGGCAAAGACGTCTCCGTCATCGGCGGCGGCAACTCGGGTGTGGAAGCCGCCATTGACCTGGCCGGGATCGTCAATCACGTATACCTGCTTGAGTTCATGCCGGAACTGAAGGCTGATGAAGTCCTGCAAAAGAAACTCCACAGCCTGCCTAATGTCACTGTCATTACGAATGCACAGACGACAGAAATCACAGGTGATAAAAAAGTGAACGGCATTTCCTACAAAGACCGTGTCACAGAAGAAGACCGGCACATTCCCCTTCAGGGCGTGTTCGTGCAGATCGGACTTGTGCCGAACACCGAGTTTCTCGATGATTCCATCGAGACGACCCGCATGGGCGAAATCGTCGTCGATCAGCACGGCGCAACCAACGTCCCGGGGCTGTTTGCTGCAGGAGACTGCACCAATACCCCCTATAAACAGATCATTATCTCGATGGGCTCCGGAGCGACCGCTTCCCTCGGCGCGTTCGATTATTTAATCCGCTCAGAGGAACCTGTCGTATCTGTATAA
- a CDS encoding AbgT family transporter: MPQQKRGLFQRFLDMIEVAGNKLPHPVTLFAILTFIVIALSGILSGISVEHPGEEGEMVQITNLMNAEGLQYMLSSMVDNFIGFAPLGVVLATMLGIGLAERTGLISACLRGFVLSIPNVLITAGLVFAGIMSSVASDAGYVVLPPLGAVIFAALGRHPLAGLAAAFAGVSAGFSANLLLSATDPMLGEMTIEAAAIVDPAYAEGMNIAMNYYFIAASVFMLTIVGAWVTEKIVEPRLGKYEGDYREELKGLDPIEKKGLRWAGLSLLIGIVLVLLTIVPANGPLRADDGQIIQSPFMDALVPIIAILFFIPGLFYGMATKNIKNDKDVANQLSDTMAAMGMFIVLAFTAGQFVAYFGETNMGLVLGVYGAELLEAANLTGIPLILGFIFVAGFINLFIGSASAKWAMMAPVFVPIMMHLGYSPEMTQMAYRIADSTTNIITPLMTYFAIIIAFAQKYDKKMGIGTMISVMFPYSIIFMITWTIMLIVWMLLGIDLGPGSPITY; encoded by the coding sequence ATGCCTCAACAAAAGCGGGGATTATTCCAGCGGTTTCTCGATATGATCGAAGTCGCCGGCAATAAACTGCCTCACCCCGTCACGCTCTTCGCCATTCTGACATTCATCGTCATCGCGCTGTCCGGCATTCTGTCCGGCATCAGCGTTGAACACCCCGGCGAAGAAGGGGAAATGGTTCAGATTACCAATCTTATGAACGCCGAAGGGCTTCAGTACATGCTCTCGAGCATGGTTGATAATTTCATCGGCTTTGCGCCACTCGGGGTTGTCCTTGCCACCATGCTCGGGATCGGCCTGGCTGAGCGTACCGGCCTGATCAGCGCCTGCCTTCGCGGCTTCGTTCTCTCGATCCCGAACGTCCTGATTACAGCCGGTCTCGTCTTTGCCGGAATTATGTCAAGCGTTGCTTCAGACGCCGGCTACGTGGTCCTGCCTCCACTCGGAGCCGTGATTTTCGCCGCTCTCGGCCGCCATCCGTTGGCCGGCCTTGCCGCAGCGTTCGCCGGAGTTTCCGCAGGGTTCAGCGCCAACCTGCTACTCTCGGCAACGGACCCGATGCTCGGTGAGATGACCATTGAAGCCGCCGCCATTGTGGATCCGGCTTATGCAGAAGGTATGAACATCGCGATGAACTATTACTTCATCGCCGCATCGGTCTTTATGCTGACGATCGTCGGCGCCTGGGTTACGGAGAAAATTGTTGAGCCACGGCTCGGTAAGTACGAAGGCGACTACCGGGAAGAACTGAAAGGTCTTGACCCAATCGAAAAGAAGGGTCTCAGATGGGCAGGCCTCTCCCTCCTGATCGGGATTGTACTCGTGCTGTTGACCATCGTTCCGGCAAACGGACCACTTCGGGCCGATGATGGTCAGATCATTCAGTCGCCGTTTATGGACGCACTTGTGCCGATTATCGCCATCCTGTTCTTTATCCCCGGCCTCTTTTACGGAATGGCCACAAAGAACATCAAAAATGACAAGGATGTTGCCAATCAGCTCTCTGACACGATGGCTGCGATGGGGATGTTTATCGTACTCGCCTTCACTGCCGGTCAGTTCGTAGCCTATTTCGGCGAGACCAATATGGGCCTTGTTCTCGGGGTATACGGTGCGGAGCTCCTTGAAGCTGCCAATCTGACAGGTATTCCGCTCATCCTCGGGTTTATTTTCGTCGCCGGTTTCATCAATCTGTTTATCGGTAGCGCCTCAGCCAAATGGGCGATGATGGCCCCTGTGTTTGTGCCGATCATGATGCATCTCGGCTATTCACCGGAGATGACACAAATGGCATACCGGATCGCGGACTCAACGACCAATATCATTACCCCGCTCATGACGTATTTCGCCATTATCATCGCTTTCGCGCAGAAGTATGATAAGAAGATGGGGATCGGTACAATGATCTCGGTCATGTTCCCGTATTCCATTATCTTTATGATCACCTGGACCATTATGCTGATCGTCTGGATGCTTCTCGGCATTGACCTCGGCCCTGGTTCACCAATCACGTACTGA
- the katG gene encoding catalase/peroxidase HPI, protein MDEQKKMNSQGMCPVMHGGATSPTRGGTANQEWWPNQLNLDILHQHDKKTNPFDEDFDYKEEFKKMDYFAMKEDLKKLMRTSQDWWPADYGHYGPLFIRMSWHAAGTYRTGDGRGGGGTGTQRFAPLNSWPDNANLDKARRLLWPIKQKYGNKISWADLLVLAGNVAIEDMGLPTYGFGAGREDVWHPEEDIYWGSEDEWLGDNRYEGTRQDLENPLAAVQMGLIYVNPEGPNGEPDPLKSGEDIRETFKRMGMNDEETVALTAGGHTFGKSHGAGDAAHVGPEPEAAPVEEMGLGWKSAHGSGKGSDTITSGIEGAWTPTPTTWDNTYFELLLGYEWELVKSPAGAYQWQAIDVKDEHLAPDAEDPSKKVKTMMTTADMAMKMDPEYRKISERFYNNPKEFGEVFAKAWYKLLHRDMGPKSRYQGPEVPEEDLIWQDPVPAGNYDLTEADIKELKDAILNAGLSTSELVKTAWGSAVTFRGSDYRGGANGARIRLEPQKNWEVNEPEQLDKVLKVLEDVKAKSSKDVSLADLIVLGGTAAVEKAAKEAGVDLTVPFTPGRGDASEEQTDAESFDVLEPIADGFRNYLKKEYAVSAEELLVDKAQLLGLSATEMTALMGGMRSLGANYQGSDLGIFTDKTEELNTDWFRNLVDMNIEWKPVDHYVYEGHDRKTGDVVRKASRVDLAFGSNSMLRAIVEVYAQDDNKEKFVKDFANAWVKIMDNDRFDVK, encoded by the coding sequence ATGGACGAGCAAAAGAAAATGAATTCACAGGGCATGTGCCCGGTTATGCACGGTGGTGCAACAAGTCCCACACGGGGTGGTACGGCAAACCAGGAGTGGTGGCCAAACCAGCTGAACTTGGATATTCTCCATCAGCATGACAAGAAAACAAACCCATTTGACGAAGACTTCGATTACAAAGAAGAATTCAAGAAGATGGACTATTTTGCCATGAAAGAAGATCTGAAAAAACTCATGAGAACGAGTCAGGACTGGTGGCCTGCCGATTACGGTCATTACGGTCCGCTCTTTATCCGTATGTCCTGGCATGCCGCAGGTACGTACCGTACAGGTGACGGCCGTGGCGGCGGCGGAACCGGTACCCAGCGCTTTGCACCACTGAACAGCTGGCCGGATAACGCCAACCTTGATAAAGCACGACGCCTCCTCTGGCCAATTAAACAAAAATACGGCAACAAAATTTCCTGGGCAGACCTTCTCGTCCTCGCAGGAAACGTCGCCATTGAAGACATGGGACTCCCGACATACGGTTTCGGTGCAGGTCGTGAAGACGTTTGGCATCCTGAAGAAGATATTTATTGGGGCTCAGAAGATGAATGGCTCGGTGATAACCGCTATGAAGGGACCCGTCAGGATCTCGAGAACCCGCTCGCAGCCGTACAGATGGGCCTCATCTATGTGAACCCGGAAGGACCAAACGGTGAACCGGATCCGCTGAAGAGTGGCGAAGACATCCGTGAAACGTTCAAACGGATGGGTATGAATGATGAAGAAACCGTTGCTTTGACAGCCGGTGGACACACATTCGGTAAATCACACGGTGCCGGAGATGCCGCACACGTCGGCCCTGAACCGGAAGCAGCACCTGTCGAAGAAATGGGTCTCGGCTGGAAGAGTGCACATGGATCCGGTAAAGGTTCTGACACGATTACGAGCGGAATCGAAGGTGCATGGACGCCAACACCGACGACGTGGGACAACACGTATTTCGAACTGCTTCTCGGCTACGAGTGGGAACTCGTCAAGAGCCCTGCCGGTGCCTATCAGTGGCAGGCCATCGACGTCAAAGACGAGCACCTCGCTCCTGACGCTGAGGATCCAAGCAAGAAGGTCAAGACAATGATGACCACTGCCGATATGGCGATGAAGATGGATCCTGAGTACCGCAAGATTTCCGAGCGTTTCTACAACAACCCGAAAGAGTTCGGAGAAGTATTCGCCAAAGCCTGGTACAAGCTGCTTCACCGTGACATGGGACCAAAATCCCGCTATCAGGGACCTGAAGTGCCGGAAGAAGATCTCATCTGGCAAGACCCTGTTCCTGCAGGTAACTATGACCTGACAGAAGCAGATATCAAGGAATTGAAGGATGCGATTCTGAATGCCGGTCTGTCTACGAGTGAACTCGTCAAGACCGCCTGGGGATCTGCCGTGACGTTCCGCGGATCCGACTACCGCGGCGGTGCCAACGGTGCCCGCATCCGTCTTGAGCCACAGAAGAACTGGGAAGTCAACGAACCTGAACAGCTTGACAAGGTGCTCAAAGTCCTCGAAGACGTGAAAGCCAAGTCCTCAAAAGACGTCAGCCTTGCAGACCTGATTGTCCTTGGCGGTACGGCAGCTGTTGAGAAGGCGGCGAAAGAAGCCGGCGTCGACCTCACGGTTCCGTTCACACCAGGACGCGGTGACGCATCGGAAGAACAGACAGACGCTGAAAGCTTCGACGTCCTTGAACCGATCGCAGACGGATTCCGCAACTACCTGAAGAAGGAATATGCCGTCAGCGCGGAAGAACTCCTCGTCGACAAAGCACAGCTTCTCGGCCTGAGTGCGACAGAAATGACGGCACTCATGGGTGGCATGCGCTCTCTCGGAGCCAACTACCAGGGTTCTGACCTCGGCATCTTCACAGACAAGACGGAAGAACTCAACACCGACTGGTTCAGAAACCTTGTCGATATGAACATCGAGTGGAAGCCGGTGGATCATTATGTATACGAGGGACATGACCGCAAGACAGGCGACGTGGTGCGTAAAGCATCCCGCGTTGACCTCGCGTTCGGTTCCAACTCCATGCTCCGTGCCATTGTTGAAGTCTACGCACAGGATGACAACAAAGAGAAATTCGTGAAGGATTTCGCTAATGCATGGGTGAAGATTATGGACAACGACCGCTTCGACGTGAAGTAA
- a CDS encoding DMT family transporter encodes MALFLGLITAMAFGIGDFLAGQVTRRVPTLIVVLYAQLFGTVMMLIVASLTGFHMSLSSFWWGGLGGIAIGFGFLFYFKALAMGKMGVVSSVTGTLSAVVPVLTGLFLGERPGTFALVAVGIIMIAIVLISKKEVEGDAEDGDGQKVLSFAAMAGFLIGLYFVFLHIPPETESMWTVFFTMAGSFLAVSSVLLFRRADFLTLNRTGLGYIFGNGFLQAFGTITYILGVSIGLLSIVALAGALSPLFTVLCAWLFIKEMLTVPQKWGITLALTGVVLLVLST; translated from the coding sequence ATGGCTTTATTTTTGGGACTCATAACCGCGATGGCGTTTGGCATCGGGGATTTTCTCGCGGGACAGGTGACAAGACGCGTTCCGACACTGATTGTCGTATTATATGCACAGCTCTTCGGCACGGTGATGATGCTCATCGTCGCCTCTTTGACCGGCTTTCACATGAGCCTTTCAAGCTTTTGGTGGGGAGGACTCGGCGGCATCGCCATCGGCTTTGGGTTCCTGTTTTACTTTAAAGCGCTCGCCATGGGCAAGATGGGTGTCGTGTCATCAGTGACCGGGACTCTTTCCGCTGTGGTTCCGGTTTTGACCGGCCTCTTCTTAGGGGAGCGGCCCGGAACATTCGCACTCGTTGCCGTCGGCATCATTATGATTGCCATTGTCCTGATTTCGAAAAAGGAAGTGGAAGGTGACGCTGAGGACGGTGACGGACAGAAGGTTCTGTCATTTGCCGCCATGGCCGGTTTTCTGATCGGGCTCTACTTCGTATTTCTGCATATCCCGCCGGAAACGGAAAGCATGTGGACCGTCTTCTTTACCATGGCCGGCTCTTTTCTAGCCGTCAGCTCCGTGCTTCTGTTCAGACGGGCGGACTTTCTGACCCTCAACCGGACCGGTCTCGGCTACATCTTCGGCAACGGTTTTCTGCAGGCATTCGGCACGATCACCTATATTCTCGGTGTCAGCATCGGGCTTCTCTCCATCGTCGCCCTCGCCGGCGCCCTCTCCCCGCTCTTCACCGTGCTCTGTGCATGGCTTTTCATTAAAGAAATGCTGACAGTTCCACAGAAATGGGGCATCACACTCGCCCTGACAGGGGTCGTCCTCCTCGTCCTGTCGACGTAA
- the ahpC gene encoding alkyl hydroperoxide reductase subunit C yields MSIIGTEVQPFTAQAYKNGDFVEVTEENFKGQWTILCFYPADFTFVCPTELEDLQNEYETLKNLGVEVYSASTDTHFTHKGWHDSSETIGKIEYGMIGDPSQTLSRQFDVLNEESGLADRGTFIIDPDGVVQAAEINAEGIGRDASTLVNKIKAAQYVRNNPGEVCPAKWEEGDETLTPSLDLVGKI; encoded by the coding sequence ATGTCAATTATCGGCACAGAAGTTCAACCATTCACAGCACAGGCTTACAAGAACGGCGATTTCGTCGAAGTCACAGAAGAAAACTTCAAAGGCCAGTGGACAATCCTTTGCTTTTACCCGGCGGATTTCACATTCGTCTGCCCGACAGAGCTCGAAGACCTGCAAAATGAATACGAAACACTCAAGAACCTTGGAGTTGAAGTATACTCCGCTTCCACGGACACGCACTTCACGCACAAAGGCTGGCACGACAGCTCCGAGACAATCGGAAAGATCGAATACGGCATGATCGGCGATCCGTCACAGACGCTCTCCAGACAATTTGACGTATTGAACGAAGAATCCGGTCTTGCGGACCGCGGCACGTTCATCATCGATCCTGACGGTGTCGTTCAGGCTGCGGAAATCAACGCAGAAGGCATCGGCCGTGACGCAAGCACCCTCGTCAACAAAATTAAAGCGGCACAGTACGTCCGTAACAATCCAGGCGAAGTATGCCCGGCCAAATGGGAAGAAGGCGACGAAACATTGACACCAAGCCTTGACCTCGTCGGCAAAATATAA